ATAAACTATTTTGCTATGCTGGAAGGAGAGACCTGTCCACACCATCCTGAgggtaaaaaagaaataaaattgggAATGAGCTCTACAAATGGATTATGCCTTCTAGTCTGCTGAATGACTACGGGAATGTGACCTGGGTTGCCTTAAAAAAAGTGAAGGCATACCAGTGATTTGGATTGCCCCAGGTTCACTGACAATTGCCATGGGGAAGCAATCATTAAATGTTGCAGAAAAGCCAAGCTAAATAGGGGACATTTCCTTccacagaagagaataaaaaaaattctgtcataACATCAAGCTGTAATTGAGAAACAGAGCAATGACTACAGAATTGTAAGAGACCTAAATTAAATACAACTGGGATTTCACATTCCTTATGAAAATTAAGGTTTTAGCATGAGATAATTAAAGCAAGGATAGCCAGCTCATGGTGTGCCAGAACATATAACTCAGCCTGTCATCTTCGTTCCTGAGAGTCCCTCAGAGTTGGTCAGGAAGCAGGCTGTCAGCCACACGAATCATTCGCTAACCCACGGCAGTCTCCCTGCTGTTCTCCCTTGTGAGAGCCCCGCAGCCTTCCTCCTGTCATGTAGCTGGACATGCCCTAAACACAAACTATAGGCATCATCATCGCATGGAGCATGCCCGTTCAGTAACATGACAAAAGGACTTATGTACATATGTCCCCATCACACTTGACTGGGCTGTGGTCAGGTGGTGACTGCAGATTAGTTACGTGACAGATAAGCACACATTCCCTGGGTGCCTCGGTTGGGGGACATTGGATTGACCTGACAGAGAAGCTGAGTGACACCGACCTAAACtaagtgaagaaaatgaagacaagTGTTGTGGAGCTTAGGACTTGTAACAGAGAAACAAAGATGAGATAATCGGAGAATGtgaagggaaaagcagcaaacacGCATTGTCAGATAACTAAACCTTCATGCAAGTGAATTAttggtggggggaaggagaggaacatCTTGATgacatgagaagaaaaagaggtgaaGACAAAGAACATTCTAGTAGAAGAAATGCAAAGGTTAAGAAAGACACTACTTCATGGACTTAAAAGACTAAACTTTTCAAAACTAATGAATTGGCCACGGAAAAATAATGTGTTAAAAGACAAAGGGACATATTAGGAGCTTTGTATcacaaaagaaattcagtattgaAAATATGCAGCTCTTACCATTAGATTACATTACAGCATAtataagaaatgtaaagaaaagtagtgacacattttaaaagagaaatgtatttccctaaagagagagaaaaattaaaattccaaaatgcaatgggtttttttgggggtgtgtgcgggggtgggggggggagcacaTCAGGGCAGAAAACAGTGTTAACTGCAATACGGAACTGGGGATAGAGAAGTGATCCAAAACTCTGTGAAATACCATGTGCCAGGTTCACTGAAGGAAGCTTAGAGTTTTAACAGAGGTACTGGGGATCACCACCACCTCTCAATACCTCCCAGATGAATCTTGGGAGAAATAAAGAAGATGCAATTAAGTCTGTTGTTGATAAGCATATCTGCCCGGTCATACCGTCAACAGATCTTCAAGCCATCTACACTGAAATACAGTGAAATGAATTTGGTAAACCAAgaagcatttggatttttttcttccatttggttTTAACAGTAAAACAGCTGGAGGAGAAATGTGTAAATATTAATCATAAGCTCTACTATTCTTGCCTGGCctcacacaacagggctttcaaGCTCTTATATTTATATATCACAAAAATAAGCAGCTCTCCAAAAACCTCAGAGGAAGCAAAATGGGTGAAAAGccaagtgggaagaaaaaaaaggggggctgAGACCATTTGGGGATAGATGAATAAACATAAGGTTTGAAGCAAAACAGCTGATATTCACAGCTATCTAGCTTCTAAAAGCTGGGCTTCGGATGAAAAATGCTTCCATTACCATAGGCTTTGAAATACACCACTCttactcagaaaatattttattcagaagaCCAATGTATAACACAATCACTAGTGATCAAGACCCAGAATAATGTTCTCTACATCAATAACTAAATTATTCAGACCCTTTCAGAACTTCAGCACATGATTTTAGGACTGTGCTATTTGTTTTAATCACAGCAGCATGAACCTTGAAGCAAACCATACTTCCTCTCAGAACAAAAATCGGAACCAACAGAAAGTCTTACCTtttgagaaaaagtattttattacgACAAAATAAGCAATCACGCCATCGATTCACTCTTTTAGCAGCTGGCCTACTGCACTGTGTAATGACCATATGTTTTTTATCCTaggtttaaaataattctgtttcaaaTGTCATTCATTTTAAGGCTGTTCTGATCAGTTTCTTTCAAGGTCAATATGGGGATCTAATACAGATATGTTTTAGATGATAACGCCTATTCATTCCAGACACCTCAGAAAAATCATATTCAGGGAAGGATTTCATTTGCAGCTCTTCCATGCCCAACAAATCCATTCACTTTTCACTTTGAACTTACTTGCCTACTGATTATCAGCTGACTAGCTGGCCACCTAGTTACTATCCCAGCAGACTATGGCTTCCCCTCTTCATGatactatttaaatatttcatcacTTAACATTAATTTGCTGTTTCCCTCGGTCTCGCTTACCTGCTAACCTCTGCCAGAGTTTCCTCCGTTTGACAGTCACCACTAGTTGCGTGTCTTCCTTGGTGTCTCTGTAATAACAAGATTGAAGTGCTCTGACCAACTAGCGATTGCCCTTCACGGTGGCAGCCTGACAGCAGGGGTGGCTATGTCCAGAGCGCTGAGCTCGTGGGTTCCCTGCCTTTTTAAATGCCTCTTAACCCCTTTCTTTTTGTGTTACCCGCTATCCTAcggatttaaagaaaaagtgtctgTTTCATCCCGCTCTCCCAGgttctccctgcctgccttttgACAGTGCTTGCAGAATAGACCGTTTTTATTTTAGATAGCTAACTGACATAGTGAACGCTACCAAAAATCACCCATAAACGAGGTACTTGCTTCATTTCATGCGTACCTGGAAAGTATCATTTCTAAGTTCAAAAAGCGCCTTCATACGGACGAATGCATCTAAACAAACTCTGAAACCGAACTTCCAACCGCATTTCCATGGCGAGGACTCACTCCACCCCCAGCCTGTGCTTCCCTCAGCCCCGCCACGGGTGACAGCTCGGCCCCGCGCAACGGCACCTAGAGCCGGTGGGGAGCTGAACGCGGAAAGCCCTTTTCTTTCTAACGGGTAGCTGCCGAACCTCCACCCAACAGCCCTTTCCATCGACGACGGCACGCAGCCCCTCACGAGAAGACacgccggggccggcggggcggggtgccgtgccgtgccgtgccgtgccgcgcccTCCCCTCAGCCGCAGGGGCTACCGAACCGCCTCGCGCCCCTCCCGCCAacggccgcccgccgcgccgcgcgcATGCGCACCAAGACCGACAGCGCCTCAGCGGTCCGCGCAAGCGGAGAGGGGGGAGGCGCGGCCTCGCTAGCGCGCGTGCGCGGCGGCGGGCTGACGAGCCGGGAAGGGGCGttgcggcggggcggggctcgATTTGAAccgggcggcggggaagcggcGGCCGCGCAGCCCCCATGGCCAAGCAGCTCGGCCGGGACCAGCAGGGCATCACCCTGCGGGGCAGTGCCGAGATCGTCGCCGAGTTTTTCTGTaaggggctgccggggggggggaccgCCTCGGGGACCGGGGTGGGAGTGAGGACGGGCGGCTGGTAGGCCTCCTGCGGGGCGACATggccgccggcgggggggggccgtCCGCCTCACGCACACACCCCTCCTCTCTCTTCCGCGCGTTGCAGCCTATGGAATCAACAGCATCCTCTACCAGCGGGGCATCTACCCCCCCGAGACCTTCACCCGCGTCCAGAAGTACGGGCTCACGCTCCTCGTCACCACCGACCCCGAGCTGAAGAACTACCTCAACAACGTGGTGGAGCAGATGAAAggtggcggggagcggggggagccgggccggggggctGAGGGGGCTTCTTCAAAGTGCCAAGCTAGTGCCGCTGGCGGGAGGCTGCTGTGCGCTCCTCGCTCTGTCTCTGCTGATGCTTCTTCTTTTTCCCGCACTGCAAGCAACCGCTGTGGCTTCTTTCAGAGTGGCTGTACAAGTGCATTGTCCAGCGCCTGGTGGTGGTCATCTCGAGTATCGAAAACAATGAGGTTCTGGAGCGGTGGCAGTTTGACATAGAGTGTGACAAAACTGCAAAGGATGAGAGGTGGGTAACAGTGTTCCTCTGCGCCCGCTCTTCCCTATACCTAGTAGCTGTGCAGGCACAAGATAAATGCTATGTGCATCAGCACTGTTCTGGTTCCTCAGAGCAGCCGAGATAGCCTTTTCTCAGTATGAGCATGGAAGATGTTCCTTCAAACCTTAC
This region of Aptenodytes patagonicus chromosome 4, bAptPat1.pri.cur, whole genome shotgun sequence genomic DNA includes:
- the MAD2L1 gene encoding mitotic spindle assembly checkpoint protein MAD2A, whose translation is MAKQLGRDQQGITLRGSAEIVAEFFSYGINSILYQRGIYPPETFTRVQKYGLTLLVTTDPELKNYLNNVVEQMKEWLYKCIVQRLVVVISSIENNEVLERWQFDIECDKTAKDESAPREKSQKAIQDEIRSVIRQITATVTFLPLLETACAFDLLIYTDKDLAVPEKWEESGPQFVANSEEVRLRSFTTTIHKVNSMVAYKKDSFP